One Ignavibacterium sp. DNA segment encodes these proteins:
- a CDS encoding class I SAM-dependent methyltransferase — protein sequence MPVVKLKSGRDKSFRRKHPWIFSGAIDFVKDISFNGQTVEVISSDGSRLGFGSFSNHSQISVRMLSFDPDDEPDESYIQRKIEDAVKFRKTIVDQHSTNAYRLINAESDNLPGVIVDKYSDFLVCQFLSAGAEYWKNTVISSLADLLNPSGIYERSDVDVREKEGLPKIKGVLFGRHPDPLIEITENNNKFFIDIINGHKTGFYLDQRENRKIISKFAKDKSVLNCFSFTGAFSVYALKAGAAKVINVDSSEDALKTAEKNLAANDLTSNQFENVCDDVFKYLRKLRDTNQKFDLIILDPPKFAESVNVIEKASRGYKDINLLAIKLLTYNGILFTFSCSGHISTELFKKIISDAALDSGRNTKTIKFLTQSPDHTMSTNFPESLYLKGLVCSVQ from the coding sequence TTGCCAGTTGTTAAACTTAAAAGCGGCAGAGATAAATCATTCAGAAGAAAACATCCATGGATATTTTCTGGAGCTATTGATTTTGTAAAAGATATTAGTTTCAATGGCCAAACTGTTGAAGTTATTTCTTCTGATGGCAGCCGATTGGGTTTTGGTTCTTTTTCTAATCATTCGCAAATAAGCGTTAGAATGTTAAGCTTTGACCCTGATGATGAACCCGATGAAAGTTATATACAAAGGAAGATTGAAGATGCGGTTAAATTTAGAAAAACTATTGTTGATCAGCACTCCACGAATGCATACAGATTAATTAATGCTGAGAGCGATAATCTTCCTGGAGTTATTGTTGATAAGTATTCTGATTTTCTGGTTTGTCAATTTCTTTCGGCAGGGGCTGAATACTGGAAAAATACTGTTATTAGCAGTTTAGCAGATTTGCTTAACCCCTCTGGTATTTATGAAAGATCTGATGTTGATGTCAGGGAAAAAGAAGGTTTACCAAAAATTAAAGGTGTTCTATTCGGCAGGCATCCTGATCCCTTAATTGAAATCACTGAGAACAACAACAAGTTTTTTATTGATATTATTAATGGTCATAAGACAGGATTTTACTTAGATCAGAGAGAAAACCGAAAAATTATAAGCAAGTTTGCAAAAGATAAAAGCGTTCTCAATTGTTTTTCTTTTACGGGTGCGTTTTCTGTCTATGCTCTAAAAGCTGGTGCTGCCAAAGTAATTAATGTCGATTCATCCGAAGATGCTCTTAAAACTGCTGAAAAAAATTTAGCTGCTAATGATCTTACAAGCAATCAATTTGAAAATGTTTGTGATGATGTATTTAAATACTTAAGAAAACTAAGAGACACAAATCAAAAATTTGATTTAATAATTCTTGATCCGCCTAAATTTGCTGAATCGGTAAACGTAATTGAAAAAGCAAGTCGTGGTTATAAAGATATTAACTTATTAGCTATCAAGTTATTAACTTATAATGGAATTCTCTTTACTTTTTCTTGTTCGGGACATATAAGTACGGAATTATTTAAAAAAATTATCTCTGACGCTGCTTTAGACTCAGGAAGAAATACTAAGACCATAAAGTTTCTTACACAATCTCCCGATCACACTATGTCAACAAACTTTCCGGAGAGTCTTTATCTTAAAGGTCTAGTCTGCAGTGTTCAATAA
- a CDS encoding H-type lectin domain-containing protein, which produces MKKLLIFVTVLFLNVFTSVIPAQTQSGFWESKIGDTSYNLDVGTGERSITLEVKFSKSYEAKPKVFISVSQLDADKNFNCRYNVEALSVSKDGFTIKIMIWADTKIYSIGGYWLAYIE; this is translated from the coding sequence ATGAAAAAGCTTTTAATATTTGTAACCGTCTTATTTCTTAATGTCTTTACTTCAGTGATTCCTGCCCAAACCCAAAGTGGATTTTGGGAATCAAAAATAGGAGATACTTCTTATAATCTTGATGTCGGTACTGGAGAAAGATCAATTACACTCGAGGTTAAATTTTCAAAATCTTACGAGGCTAAACCCAAAGTTTTTATTTCTGTCAGTCAATTGGATGCCGATAAAAACTTTAACTGCAGATATAATGTCGAGGCTCTCTCAGTATCAAAAGATGGATTCACTATTAAAATTATGATCTGGGCTGATACTAAGATTTACAGCATTGGCGGATATTGGTTAGCTTATATAGAATAA
- a CDS encoding DUF1049 domain-containing protein: protein MNYKSIIILLLLGLFIIVCLQNIENVSLSLLFWKFEISKLLLLILTLIAGIAIGMIIPGVLKKAKEEKVQEKKQTAVK from the coding sequence ATGAATTATAAATCTATAATCATTCTATTATTATTAGGGCTTTTTATCATTGTTTGCCTTCAGAATATTGAAAACGTCTCTTTGAGTTTATTGTTTTGGAAATTTGAGATTTCAAAATTGTTACTGCTTATACTTACTTTAATTGCTGGAATTGCAATCGGAATGATTATACCCGGTGTATTAAAAAAGGCTAAAGAAGAAAAGGTGCAAGAAAAAAAACAGACTGCTGTTAAGTAG
- a CDS encoding DUF2892 domain-containing protein, with protein sequence MKTNIGRSDKVIRLVLGVVIILLGIYLKSWWGILGIVPIVTALLNFCPVWSLLGLSTRKKVETKKLKV encoded by the coding sequence ATGAAAACCAATATCGGCAGGTCTGATAAAGTTATTCGATTAGTTTTAGGTGTAGTAATTATTCTTTTAGGAATTTACTTAAAGAGCTGGTGGGGAATACTTGGAATAGTTCCGATTGTTACGGCTCTGTTAAATTTTTGTCCTGTTTGGAGTTTGTTAGGTTTATCAACCAGAAAAAAAGTTGAAACTAAAAAACTAAAAGTTTAA
- a CDS encoding sigma-54 dependent transcriptional regulator — MIDNSKNSKILVCDDDETLCYLLKEQLLEEGFSVDAVYDGKYAIEAIKAKNYDVLLLDLNMREVQGEEVLKFIKDSGYELLEVIVLSAQSDIKKAIQCIKNGAYDYITKPYEFDELVLTVRRAIEHRDLIVEKNLYKKVAQKNHSEKIIGESKALQRVLTLTNKAAQSDSNVLIEGETGTGKELFAEYIHKQSARKDKPFVVINCASLPDQLIESELFGHEKGAFTDAKSTKQGLVEIAHGGTLFLDEIGELSLTLQPKLLRFLENGEYRRIGGITNLNSNVRVIGATNRNLLEEADVKNFRRDLLFRLNVITLTIPPLRERKEDIIILAEYFLNSKSPIRSPKKLSIEAAQILEDYNFTGNVRELEHIIERAIIFAEGDYIKPEDLNLPNTYAYKEAGRMGNVDIPSEILSMEDLERWHIGKVLDANRWDRTVTANQLGISPKTLYTKIKKYELKQD; from the coding sequence ATGATAGATAATTCAAAAAACTCGAAAATTCTTGTATGTGATGATGACGAAACACTTTGTTATCTTCTAAAAGAACAATTGCTTGAAGAAGGATTCTCTGTTGATGCCGTTTATGACGGTAAATATGCCATCGAAGCAATTAAAGCCAAAAACTACGATGTCCTGCTTCTTGATCTGAATATGCGTGAAGTTCAGGGGGAAGAGGTTCTGAAATTCATTAAGGATTCCGGTTATGAATTGCTTGAAGTTATTGTTCTTTCAGCTCAGTCTGATATTAAAAAAGCAATTCAATGTATAAAGAATGGTGCTTATGATTATATTACCAAACCATACGAATTTGATGAGCTTGTTCTAACTGTTAGAAGAGCCATCGAACACAGAGATTTAATTGTCGAGAAAAATCTGTATAAAAAAGTCGCACAAAAAAATCACTCCGAAAAAATTATTGGTGAAAGTAAAGCCCTTCAAAGAGTTTTAACACTGACAAATAAAGCAGCACAATCTGATTCAAATGTTTTAATCGAAGGAGAAACCGGAACAGGTAAAGAGTTATTTGCTGAATATATTCACAAACAATCTGCCCGAAAAGATAAACCATTTGTAGTAATAAATTGTGCTTCGTTACCCGATCAATTAATCGAAAGTGAATTGTTTGGACATGAAAAGGGGGCATTTACTGATGCAAAATCAACAAAACAAGGTTTAGTCGAAATCGCTCATGGCGGAACTTTATTCCTTGATGAAATTGGCGAGTTGAGTTTAACTCTTCAACCTAAACTTCTAAGATTTTTGGAAAATGGCGAATACAGAAGAATCGGCGGAATAACTAATCTTAACTCAAATGTTAGAGTAATTGGTGCAACAAATAGAAACCTTCTTGAAGAAGCTGATGTTAAAAACTTCAGACGGGACCTTTTATTTAGATTGAATGTTATTACATTAACTATCCCGCCATTGAGAGAAAGAAAAGAAGATATAATTATCTTAGCAGAGTATTTCTTAAATTCAAAATCTCCTATAAGATCACCTAAGAAATTATCTATTGAAGCTGCACAGATTCTTGAAGACTACAATTTTACCGGTAATGTAAGAGAGCTTGAACATATTATTGAGAGAGCTATCATTTTTGCTGAGGGTGATTATATAAAACCTGAAGACTTAAACTTACCCAACACTTACGCTTACAAAGAAGCAGGCAGAATGGGTAATGTAGATATCCCCTCTGAAATATTAAGTATGGAAGATTTGGAAAGATGGCATATTGGAAAAGTTTTAGATGCAAATCGCTGGGATAGAACAGTTACAGCAAATCAACTTGGTATCAGCCCAAAGACTCTTTATACTAAAATAAAGAAATACGAACTAAAACAAGATTAG
- a CDS encoding ATP-binding protein codes for MSDEIIRKYKLLDLLELQTTSVALADNTFKIFWYNKSFKKDIGPGKLKGISLKSLFGINTPDNPVIINAPKSFVVPVADKNKNIVITPIITDSRKKNTAYLIEMLPISDSEFKQESDKEKFRRNLFFQRELQSLLVLLVKEKSIDTIAEEILLRCLEITSSNFGIVVLQDGNDIVKFIYNDEFNFITDKAEVEKSIKYNSSFINKWLDINKRPLLALNHHNNIGYGITQVLGCESICISPCYFNNVLHAKILLGKKEGTYSSLDINDIEQFSTLLSFAISNIQTRELNTALESRLLQAQKLETIGKLSSGMAHDFNNLLSSIFGSLHLLRNRVPKTENVSKLIDNIENCSIRARDLTKGLLSFGKPTAKRKEIVMPNFLMSELSKIVTQTFPNSITFEEKIDSGLHNILGNGTEIYQILLNLCVNAKESIEGTGKITLSASNLLINSSNSINYPLLETGKYVKFSVSDTGSGIDEADISKIFDPYFSTKQKDTGSGLGLYVTYGIIKAHKGHIEVTSKKGTGTTFDVYLPVFEPPDSKKEKVEDKIIMLADDEEMLSELLAEMLESSGYYIIKVKSGEEALTVLTEELKVDLLIIDYNMPVMNGLECIIKIRNLNFKLPIILSSGSLRFDDDELKLYNVSKKIMKPYEFDTMLEAIKSLI; via the coding sequence ATGTCTGATGAGATAATCAGAAAATACAAGCTGCTTGATCTTCTTGAGCTTCAGACAACTTCTGTAGCTCTTGCAGATAACACTTTTAAGATTTTCTGGTATAATAAAAGTTTTAAGAAAGATATTGGACCTGGTAAACTTAAGGGAATATCTTTAAAATCGTTATTCGGTATTAACACACCTGATAATCCTGTAATTATAAATGCCCCAAAATCATTTGTTGTTCCTGTTGCAGATAAAAATAAAAACATCGTCATTACACCAATCATAACCGACTCAAGAAAAAAAAATACTGCCTATCTGATAGAAATGCTGCCGATATCTGACTCTGAGTTCAAACAAGAGTCAGATAAAGAGAAGTTCAGAAGGAATTTGTTTTTTCAAAGAGAGCTGCAAAGCCTTCTTGTATTACTTGTAAAAGAAAAGTCAATTGATACTATTGCTGAAGAAATTCTTCTAAGATGTTTAGAAATTACTAGCAGTAATTTTGGTATTGTTGTTCTACAAGATGGAAATGACATAGTTAAATTTATTTACAACGATGAGTTTAACTTCATTACCGATAAAGCTGAAGTTGAGAAGAGTATCAAATACAATTCTTCTTTTATAAATAAGTGGCTGGATATTAATAAAAGACCATTGCTTGCACTTAATCATCACAACAATATCGGTTACGGAATTACTCAGGTACTAGGTTGCGAGTCGATATGTATTTCTCCTTGTTATTTTAATAATGTTCTTCACGCAAAGATTTTGCTTGGAAAAAAAGAGGGAACATATTCTTCATTAGACATTAATGATATAGAACAATTTTCTACTCTTCTGTCTTTTGCAATTAGTAATATTCAAACCCGGGAGCTAAACACCGCATTGGAGTCAAGATTACTACAAGCACAAAAACTTGAAACAATTGGCAAACTAAGCAGCGGTATGGCTCACGACTTTAACAATTTGCTTTCAAGTATTTTCGGAAGTCTTCATCTACTTCGTAATCGCGTACCCAAAACTGAAAATGTTTCTAAACTTATTGATAATATCGAAAATTGTTCTATAAGGGCAAGAGATTTAACTAAAGGTTTACTTTCTTTCGGTAAACCTACCGCGAAACGAAAAGAAATTGTGATGCCTAACTTTTTAATGAGTGAGCTTTCAAAAATTGTTACACAAACTTTTCCTAATTCAATTACTTTCGAAGAAAAAATAGATTCAGGTTTGCACAATATCCTCGGCAATGGTACTGAAATTTATCAGATTCTATTAAACCTATGTGTAAATGCAAAAGAATCTATTGAGGGTACAGGTAAAATAACCTTAAGCGCATCAAATCTTCTGATTAATTCTTCCAATTCAATTAACTATCCTTTGCTGGAAACAGGTAAATATGTAAAATTTTCGGTAAGTGATACTGGTTCTGGTATTGATGAAGCTGATATATCTAAAATTTTTGATCCTTATTTTTCTACAAAGCAAAAGGATACAGGTTCTGGTTTGGGTTTATATGTTACGTATGGAATTATTAAGGCACACAAAGGGCATATTGAAGTAACAAGTAAAAAAGGAACAGGAACTACTTTTGATGTTTACTTGCCTGTTTTTGAACCTCCAGATTCGAAGAAAGAAAAAGTAGAGGATAAAATAATAATGCTCGCTGATGATGAAGAAATGCTGAGCGAACTGTTGGCAGAGATGCTTGAATCAAGTGGATATTATATAATCAAGGTAAAATCAGGTGAAGAGGCTCTAACTGTTTTAACTGAAGAATTAAAAGTGGATCTCCTGATAATTGATTACAATATGCCGGTTATGAATGGACTGGAATGTATTATTAAGATTCGGAATCTTAATTTTAAGCTGCCGATAATTTTATCATCAGGAAGTTTGAGGTTTGATGACGATGAACTGAAACTCTATAATGTAAGCAAGAAAATTATGAAGCCTTATGAATTTGATACAATGCTTGAAGCTATAAAATCTTTAATTTAA
- a CDS encoding response regulator translates to MKKILVIDDLPENVFMLQDRLEHEGFEVLTAYDGYTGIDKAKNDQPDLILLDIMMPDITGLEVCKILVNDPVTKDIPIILVTAKSGAEDTREGLEAGAFDYIKKPFNRVELLARVQSALKLSEAHKLLLASEKRGTYIATVVTANHKIKQPLTLLSLSSAAIKRELNKDDISKEGILKRVKYIDLAVKEITDVLNQLNAIKDPILSNYTPNIKMVKVDDEEEKDENKLN, encoded by the coding sequence ATGAAAAAAATATTAGTAATTGATGATTTACCGGAAAATGTTTTTATGCTTCAGGATAGGTTAGAGCATGAAGGATTTGAAGTTTTAACTGCTTATGATGGTTATACAGGTATTGATAAAGCAAAAAACGATCAACCAGATTTGATACTTTTAGATATTATGATGCCCGATATAACTGGTCTTGAAGTCTGCAAGATTTTAGTTAATGACCCGGTAACTAAAGATATTCCGATTATTCTTGTTACTGCAAAATCGGGTGCCGAAGACACGAGGGAAGGATTAGAAGCCGGTGCATTTGATTATATTAAAAAACCATTTAATCGAGTGGAACTTCTTGCTCGGGTTCAATCGGCACTAAAACTATCTGAAGCTCATAAGTTGTTATTAGCATCCGAAAAGAGAGGTACTTATATAGCCACTGTTGTTACTGCTAATCATAAAATCAAACAACCTCTTACATTATTAAGCTTATCATCTGCTGCAATAAAAAGAGAGCTAAACAAGGATGATATATCAAAAGAAGGAATATTAAAAAGAGTAAAATATATTGATCTCGCCGTTAAGGAAATTACTGATGTATTAAATCAACTTAATGCAATTAAAGATCCGATATTGTCCAACTATACACCTAATATAAAAATGGTTAAAGTTGATGATGAAGAAGAGAAAGATGAGAATAAATTAAATTAA
- a CDS encoding response regulator, with the protein MKISYRIILVNLLIIAVVLGSSTIAFYSIMYNTLTSQQSKNLINSSRNFIFAYRSLMNDIDEEFWNYAKNNTDLLFSNRILSGGINDFFFEAAADSQNIIRYAAKSLVEIPKKLTIDEFVKLNPYAVINLKTLQGNKIYYYGKIINSSLLDDFSKRIGSDIALLWDDITTEISNYNSNFQNLYFLSEANKKLQKNNSLEVFVSNTETADIIAAQYKIDKPTKFGNELSIIIFKSISEVSDLRRTLTEITIIIGVVGIIIALLLSYILTHKIRLRISDLNLAAAKTSAGNYNIHITDPSNDEIGNLGKTFNLMIDELKKSQQAKNEYSDFITLINKNASLTEISNAALKKILDTCKFLAGALYSVDDDEVSLICTYGLSNTVNNREHNEFFKNIIESKNEVEILSEDLLPVVQTGLTGLKISYLLLLPVIYNNKVVAILELASINKPSPEATEYLAKIQEQMAIGLTNAKALVQLENLVAELKELNEEYQKQNVQIRKQHDTLLEMSNQLKIKAEELAFQKERAEDSTRLKSEFLASMSHELRTPMNSILGLTELILDKAQLSTKNRERLEVVLKSSKRLMNLINDILDLSKIEAGKMEIREDDVLLEDLIEEVITTAQPLAKEKGLTFNVKRYCNTRIIINTDKGKINQILINLIGNAIKFTHQGNVELSISILAERTLQFSVSDTGIGISEEEKKIIFEEFRQLDGTTTRKYSGTGLGLAISRKIVDLLGGKISVASIVGEGSVFSVSFPIKFSQEKKKESYTNVNAAALRKNRNNPILIIDDDAEVRYTVSQYLISRGYQTISAEDGETGIRMAIEKQPFAITLDILLPNTDGWSVLKELKENPLTKDIPVILISILGDKNTGYSLGAFEYFIKPFSSEKLLTTFNRLESIVQRHVQKIVIVDDDELEFEKFTNEFKDEKLSIEFIKDSEFAFNKIAEVQPDLIILDLIMPKVDGITLANKLKSNSTTKQIPIIISTAKDLTEEEKRSLNNIVEMIVTKTKNQPYDVLKAVRDRIMLIESEISNDEDGFNNQDFEIIENEDVSDEQSLDVLIVDDDSDTLFTLNEMVQAAGCKTFLAKSGIECLRILEQTKPDLILLDIMMPEMDGFQTLKNIRSNTDLIDIPVYAVTAKAMVGDKEIILKHGFNDYIAKPVNSAVISGKISQLISRIKSH; encoded by the coding sequence ATGAAAATAAGCTATCGTATAATTCTTGTTAATCTGCTAATAATTGCAGTTGTGCTGGGAAGCTCCACAATTGCATTCTATTCTATAATGTATAATACATTAACTTCCCAACAATCCAAAAACCTAATTAATTCATCACGAAATTTTATTTTTGCTTACCGCTCATTAATGAATGACATTGATGAAGAGTTCTGGAATTATGCTAAAAATAATACTGATCTGTTGTTTTCTAACAGAATATTATCCGGCGGTATAAACGATTTCTTTTTTGAAGCTGCTGCTGATTCTCAAAACATTATCCGTTACGCAGCCAAAAGCTTGGTTGAAATTCCTAAGAAACTTACAATAGATGAGTTTGTAAAATTAAATCCTTATGCGGTTATAAATTTAAAAACACTGCAGGGAAATAAAATCTATTACTACGGTAAAATTATCAACAGCAGTTTGTTGGATGATTTTTCCAAAAGAATAGGCTCTGATATTGCTTTGCTATGGGATGATATTACAACTGAGATTTCTAATTATAATAGTAATTTTCAAAATCTTTACTTCCTTAGTGAAGCGAATAAAAAGCTTCAGAAAAACAATAGTCTCGAAGTGTTTGTTAGCAATACTGAAACCGCAGATATAATTGCGGCTCAATACAAAATTGATAAACCAACAAAATTTGGAAATGAACTTTCTATAATAATATTTAAATCTATAAGCGAAGTTTCTGATCTTAGACGAACTCTCACAGAGATTACAATTATTATAGGTGTTGTTGGTATTATCATTGCATTATTATTAAGCTATATATTAACTCACAAAATAAGGTTAAGAATCAGCGATCTTAATCTTGCAGCCGCAAAAACAAGCGCCGGAAATTATAACATACATATTACCGATCCAAGCAATGATGAAATAGGAAATCTTGGTAAAACATTTAATCTGATGATTGATGAACTTAAGAAGAGCCAGCAGGCAAAAAACGAATATTCGGATTTTATCACATTAATAAATAAGAATGCTTCGCTAACAGAAATATCAAACGCAGCATTAAAGAAAATACTGGATACCTGTAAGTTTCTGGCAGGTGCACTTTATTCAGTTGATGATGATGAGGTTAGTTTAATCTGCACTTATGGATTAAGCAACACTGTAAATAACAGAGAGCACAATGAGTTTTTCAAAAATATAATTGAATCTAAAAATGAAGTAGAAATTTTGTCTGAGGATTTACTGCCTGTTGTTCAAACCGGTCTGACAGGCTTGAAAATTAGTTATCTGCTGCTGCTTCCGGTTATTTATAATAATAAAGTAGTTGCAATACTGGAATTAGCTTCTATTAATAAACCCTCTCCCGAAGCAACAGAATATCTTGCAAAGATACAAGAGCAGATGGCAATCGGATTGACAAATGCAAAAGCGCTAGTACAACTTGAAAATCTTGTTGCTGAGCTGAAAGAACTTAATGAAGAATATCAGAAACAAAACGTTCAGATAAGGAAACAGCACGATACATTGCTTGAAATGAGTAATCAGCTTAAAATCAAAGCTGAAGAGCTTGCGTTTCAAAAGGAAAGAGCTGAAGATTCTACACGGTTAAAATCCGAGTTTCTAGCCAGTATGTCACACGAACTTAGAACTCCTATGAATTCGATTCTTGGTCTTACTGAGTTGATACTTGATAAAGCGCAGTTAAGCACCAAAAACAGAGAGCGGCTTGAAGTTGTACTTAAAAGCAGTAAAAGATTAATGAATCTTATTAATGATATTCTCGATCTTTCTAAAATTGAAGCCGGCAAAATGGAAATCAGAGAGGATGATGTTTTACTGGAAGATCTTATTGAGGAAGTTATCACTACTGCCCAGCCGCTTGCCAAAGAAAAAGGATTAACGTTTAATGTTAAACGTTATTGTAATACCAGAATTATTATAAATACTGATAAAGGAAAAATTAACCAGATACTAATTAATCTCATAGGAAATGCAATTAAATTTACACACCAGGGAAATGTAGAGTTAAGCATTTCAATACTTGCTGAGAGGACACTGCAGTTTTCAGTAAGTGATACTGGAATTGGAATTTCTGAAGAAGAGAAAAAAATAATATTTGAAGAGTTTAGACAGCTTGATGGAACCACCACAAGAAAATACAGCGGTACAGGACTTGGTTTAGCCATTTCGAGAAAGATTGTTGATTTACTTGGCGGAAAGATATCTGTAGCCAGTATTGTTGGTGAAGGTTCTGTTTTTTCAGTGTCTTTTCCGATAAAGTTCTCACAGGAAAAGAAAAAAGAAAGTTATACTAATGTTAATGCAGCAGCTTTAAGAAAGAACAGAAATAATCCAATTTTAATAATAGATGATGATGCTGAAGTAAGATATACAGTATCTCAGTATTTAATCTCGCGGGGCTATCAAACTATTTCCGCTGAAGACGGTGAAACCGGAATTAGGATGGCAATTGAGAAGCAGCCTTTTGCAATAACGCTTGATATTCTACTTCCAAATACTGATGGCTGGAGTGTACTGAAAGAGCTGAAAGAAAATCCTTTAACAAAAGATATTCCTGTAATTTTAATTTCAATTCTTGGAGATAAAAACACTGGTTATAGCCTTGGTGCTTTTGAATATTTTATTAAGCCGTTTTCGTCAGAGAAACTATTAACTACATTCAACAGACTTGAATCAATTGTTCAAAGACATGTTCAGAAAATTGTGATTGTTGATGATGATGAATTAGAATTTGAAAAGTTCACAAATGAATTTAAGGATGAAAAATTATCAATTGAATTTATTAAAGATAGTGAATTTGCCTTCAACAAAATTGCCGAAGTGCAGCCAGATCTAATTATCCTTGATTTAATAATGCCTAAGGTAGATGGTATAACTTTAGCTAATAAACTGAAATCGAACAGTACGACAAAACAAATTCCGATAATTATAAGTACGGCAAAGGATCTTACAGAAGAAGAAAAAAGATCACTTAATAATATTGTTGAAATGATCGTTACCAAAACTAAAAATCAACCCTATGATGTCCTTAAAGCTGTCAGAGATAGGATTATGTTAATCGAATCAGAAATATCTAACGATGAAGATGGATTTAACAATCAGGATTTTGAAATAATAGAAAATGAGGATGTGTCTGATGAACAATCACTTGATGTTTTAATTGTTGACGATGATTCTGATACTCTTTTCACTTTGAACGAAATGGTTCAGGCTGCAGGTTGTAAAACCTTTTTAGCAAAGAGCGGAATTGAATGTCTGAGAATTTTAGAGCAGACAAAGCCCGATTTGATTTTACTAGATATTATGATGCCCGAAATGGATGGATTCCAAACATTAAAAAATATCAGAAGTAATACTGACTTAATTGATATTCCGGTTTATGCTGTAACAGCTAAGGCAATGGTAGGTGATAAAGAAATAATATTAAAACATGGCTTTAATGATTATATAGCAAAACCTGTAAACTCAGCAGTAATTTCAGGAAAAATTTCACAATTAATTTCAAGAATAAAGTCGCATTGA
- a CDS encoding response regulator — protein MESILIVDDDLNLCTVLKEELEEVGYNSNFVNSGYEALDFLKNNPVDLILLDLKMPAMDGFDVLKAIEQNQIKAKVIVLTAYADVKSAIDSAKMGATDFISKPYDFDELLITIRKVLQKE, from the coding sequence ATGGAATCAATTCTAATTGTTGATGATGATTTAAACCTTTGTACTGTTCTTAAAGAAGAATTAGAGGAGGTTGGATATAACTCAAATTTTGTAAACAGCGGCTATGAAGCTCTGGATTTCTTAAAGAACAACCCGGTTGATTTGATTTTGCTTGATCTTAAAATGCCGGCAATGGATGGTTTTGATGTATTAAAGGCGATTGAGCAAAATCAAATTAAAGCAAAGGTAATTGTGTTAACAGCTTATGCCGATGTTAAAAGCGCAATTGATTCAGCCAAAATGGGTGCTACTGATTTTATTAGCAAGCCTTATGACTTTGACGAGCTTCTGATAACAATTAGGAAAGTATTGCAAAAAGAATGA